Proteins co-encoded in one Glandiceps talaboti chromosome 22, keGlaTala1.1, whole genome shotgun sequence genomic window:
- the LOC144452225 gene encoding germ cell-less protein-like 1, with translation MGNYFSGWREADEQKISKKRPHEEIDSETDSDSDPEYLHTPKRKKLQTTSKYIFETLFINGQNSDVTISALGKNWNLHKVYLCQSGYFSSMFSGSWRESNATMINIDIPDDTIDVEALTVTLGSLYRDDVLISPSRVVSILAAATLLQLDGLINQCADIMTETTSAKTVCAYHAAATAYGLTDVASKCISWLERNVMLAQSVSFLRELSLELMEILTKSSNLFVLQVEMDVYTMVKKWVFLKLVPSWNGSLKQLNADSDAFYRSFGPGELLLSDRGKPYVQVFNGVRYQHVINDFNSTRLLDRDRIIPQEWLLPIYKNQWQCMLAVELGTDKGPTNDHLSIESLCKHGMRCGRIINKDGDYCWRWTGYNYGLDLLIMFSNRLIVCKRNTVSHPVVNSVSLVPKRSVMFRVCVVSYDSMGQIRYEKNSGLFKVNLGKDQETVVMGVDRHVPFPLQVSFNVACITPKEGEPISLAIPKEISQANEDTVSQSNEDTVGQSNVDKVNQSNVDKVDLTDDDVSDATGANDVFM, from the exons aTGGGTAACTATTTTTCAGGATGGCGAGAGGCAGACGAACAAAAAATATCCAAAAAGAGACCTCATGAAGAAATTGACAGCGAAACTGACAGTGACTCGGACCCAGAGTACTTGCATACACCTAAAAG GAAGAAACTACAGACAACATCAAAATACATCtttgaaactttatttataAATGGTCAGAACAGTGATGTGACTATCAGTGCATTGGGAAAGAACTGGAATTTACACAAAGTATATCTATGTCAG TCTGGTTATTTTTCCAGCATGTTCAGTGGATCATGGAGAGAGTCCAATGCAACTATGATAAACATTGACATACCTGATGATACTATTGATGTAGAAG CTTTGACAGTTACCCTAGGCTCCCTTTACAGAGATGATGTCTTAATAAGTCCATCACGAGTAGTATCTATACTGGCTGCAGCAACTCTACTACAGTTA GATGGTTTGATTAATCAGTGTGCAGATATCATGACAGAAACAACTAG TGCAAAGACAGTGTGTGCTTACCATGCAGCAGCCACAGCCTATGGTCTTACAGATGTAGCAAGCAA ATGTATATCTTGGTTAGAGAGAAATGTGATGTTAGCACAAAGTGTCTCTTTTCTCAGGGAACTAAG TCTAGAACTAATGGAGATATTGACAAAATCTTCAAATCTTTTTGTGTTACAAGTTGAAATGGACGTCTACACAATGGTCAAAAAG TGGGTTTTTCTTAAACTTGTACCATCATGGAACGGTAGCCTTAAACAGTTGAATGCAGACTCCGATGCTTTCTACAGAAGTTTTG GACCTGGTGAACTTCTACTGTCAGACAGAGGCAAACCATATGTACAAGTGTTCAATGGAGTTAGATATCAACATGTCATTAATGACTTCAATTCAACAAGATTATTAGACAGAGATAGAATTATACCTCAAG AGTGGTTATTACCAATCTACAAGAACCAATGGCAGTGTATGCTAGCTGTAGAACTAGGAACTGATAAAGG ACCAACTAATGATCATTTATCCATTGAATCTCTTTGTAAACATGGAATGAGATGTGGCAGAATAATAAATAAAGACGGAGAT TATTGTTGGCGATGGACAGGCTACAACTATGGGCTGGATCTTCTTATCATGTTTTCAAATAG GTTAATAGTTTGTAAAAGAAACACAGTCAGTCACCCAGTAGTCAATTCAGTCAGCCTTGTTCCTAAAAGAAGTGTTATGTTTAg AGTATGTGTGGTGTCATACGACAGTATGGGTCAAATCAGATATGAGAAGAACAGTGGACTCTTCAAAGTCAACCTTGGCAAAGATCAG GAAACTGTTGTCATGGGTGTGGACAGACATGTTCCATTTCCTTTACAAGTCAGTTTTAATGTAGCCTGCATCACACCAAAAGAAGGGGAGCCAATCAGCTTAGCCATACCAAAGGAAATCAGCCAAGCAAATGAGGatacagtcagtcaatcaaatGAGGATACAGTTGGCCAATCAAATGTAGATAAAGTCAACCAATCAAATGTGGATAAAGTAGATTTAACAGATGATGATGTGAGTGATGCAACAGGTGCAAATGATGTTTTTATGTAA